A region of the Mesoterricola sediminis genome:
CGTCGATTCGGGCCAGCGCGGGGACCTCTACGACCACTGCTGCCGGGCCCTCGACCTCGCCCTCAGCCGCGAGGGCGTCCACGGCCTGCCGCTCATGGGCACGGGCGACTGGAACGACGGCATGAACCGGGTCGGCCGGGAAGGGCGGGGGGAGAGTGTCTGGATGGCCTTCTTCCTCTACGCCATCCTCGAGGCCTTCGAGCCCCTCTGCCTGCGCCGGGGGGACGAGGCCCGGGTCCTCCGCCACCGGGCGCGCCGGGAGGCGCTCACCGAGGCCCTGGAGGCGTCGGCCTGGGACGGCGGCTGGTACCGCCGGGCCTACTTCGACGACGGCACCCCCCTGGGCGGGGCCGCCAACACCGAGTGCCGCATCGACTGCCTGGCCCAGGCCTGGGCGACCCTCTCCGGGGCCGTGCCCCCCGCCCGCGCGGAGCAGGCCCTGGCCGCCATGGAGGAACAGCTGGTGGACGAGCAGGCTCACCTCATCCGCCTCCTCACCCCGGCCTTCGATCGCTGCCCCCACGACCCCGGCTACATCAAGGGCTACCTGCCCGGAGTCCGGGAGAACGGTGGCCAGTACACCCACGGGGCCCTCTGGGCCGTCAAGGCCATCGCCGCTTCCGGCCGCAGGGACCGGGCCGCCCAACTCCTCACCATGATGAGTCCGGTCAGCCACACGGCCACGCCCGAGCGGGTCGCCGTCTACCAGACCGAACCCTACGTGGTGGCCGCCGACGTCTACGGTGTGGCGCCCCACACCGGGCGCGGCGGGTGGACCTGGTACACCGGCTCGGCCGGGTGGTTCTACCGGGTGGCCGTGGAGGACGTGCTGGGCTTCACCCTGGAGGGGGGCCTGGGCGCCCGCCTCGATCCTCGTCTGCCGGAGCGTTGGCCCTCGGCGTCCATCCGCTACCGCGATCCCCGCTCGGGGAGCGTTCTGGACATCCAGGTGACCCGGGAGGCCGCGATGCCGACGGGCGTGCTGGAGGCCTGGATCGACGGCGCGCCCCTGACGCCCACGGGCGGCGCGTTCTTCCTCCCCTTCGGTCCCGCTGGCGCCGTCCGGACCGTCCGCGTCCGCGTGGGGGCCTGACCATGGGCGAGCCGCGCTTCCCTGAAGGCTTCCTCTGGGGGGCCTCCACGTCCGCCTACCAGATCGAGGGCTCGCCCCTCGCCGACGGGGCCGGACCCAGCAACTGGCATCGGTTCACCCAGCCCGGCGGCAAGGGCGCCCATCTGGCTCCCGGCGGCGCGGTGGCCTGCGACCACTACCGCCGCTGGCGCGAGGACCTGGCCCTCATCCGGTCCCTGGGCTTCACCTCGTACCGGTTCAGCGTGAGCTGGAGCCGGGTGATGCCCGAGGGCCGGGGCCGGGTGAACCCGGCGGGCCTGGACTTCTACCGGCGCCTCGTGGACGGCCTCCTCGAGGCCGGCATCCGCCCGATGACCACGCTCTTCCACTGGGACCTCCCCGCGGCCCTCGAGGACCAGGGCGGCTGGGTGAACCGGGACACCGCGGGCTGGTTCGCCGACTACGCCCACACCGTCGTCCAGGCCCTGCCCGGCGTCGCCCTGTGGTCCACCCTCAACGAGCCCTGGGTGGTCACGGACGCGGGCTACCTGCACGGGGACCATCCCCCGGGGCACCGGAACCCCGCCGAGATGCCGCACGTGGCCCACAACCTCCTGCGCGCCCACGGCATGGGCGCCCAGGCCTGCCGCGCCGCGGGCGCCCGCGACGTGGGCATCGTCATCAACATCGAGCCCAAGCACCCCTTCTCCTACCGCCCCGAGGACGTGGCGGCGGCGCGGCGCGCCGACGCCTACATGAACCGCGCCTTCCTGGACCCCCTCGTCCTGGGCCGGGACCCGGAGGAGATGCCAGAGATCTACGGCGCCGCGTGGCCGACGTTCCCCGCCGCCGACTACGATCTCATCCGCCAGCCCCTGGACCACCTGGGCCTCAACTACTACAGCCGCAGCCTCAACGTCCACGATCCCGAGGCCCCCTTCGGCCAGTGGCGGGCCGTGCCTCACCCCACCCACCCGAGGACGGAGATGGACTGGGAGGTCTACCCCGAGGGCCTCACCGAGACCCTGCTCTGGCTCCGGCGGCGCTACGGGGCGATCCCCCTCTACGTGAACGAGAACGGGGCGGCCTTCGCCGACCCGGACACCGCGCCCCCCGAAGGCGTGCGGGACCCGCTGCGGGTGGACTACTTCCGCACCCACCTCCTCGCCGTGGCCGAGGCCATGGCCCAGGGCGCCGACGTCCGGGGCTACAGCGCCTGGAGCCTCCTGGACAACTTCGAGTGGGCCTTCGGGTTCTCCAAGCGGTTCGGCATCGTCCACGTGGACTACGCCACCCAGAATCGGACCCCCAAGGCGAGCGCCCGCTTCCTGGCCGAGGTGATCGCGACGCGGGGGGCGTGCCTGGCGTAGGACCAGGGCGCGGAGGAGCAGGAGCCTGGCGTGTCGATGTGGCCCCGAAATCCGAAAAGTCGAAAAGTCGTCCTGCCGGCCGGATGGGCGGTACATGAAACCGGCCGCAGCCCTGGAATTATCCCAAGCCTCCCCGTGCATCCCCTTTATCCCCGCTGGAAATACAGCCGGGATGGGGCGGCGCATCCGTTACCCGATTGCGCCGTCCCATCCCTGCGATTTCATTCGCCGGGGATAAAGGGGATGGACGAGGATGCCTGGGATGCTGCCCCTGCTTCCTCGCCCTGACCCTCGCCTCTACGCGCTCAATCGGCCAGTGTCGTGCTGGCTGTGGAGCTATCCGCTGTAATCGGTAGTGATCGATCGTGTGGGTCGGAAAATTGGGCTAGATCGTGGACTGGCTGCCGCGCGCGAGCTCGGCCTTGAAGGTGTCCCAGTCGAGTTCCTTCTCCCAGATCGCCATGAGTACCGCCGCCACGCAGTTGCCGATGTGATTGGTGATGGCCCGGGCCTCGCTCATGAACTTGTCGATGCCGAGGATCAGCACCATGCCAGTGACCGGGATGCCCGGAACCACCGCCAGGGTCGCCGCGAGGGTGATGAAGCCGGAGCCGGTGACGCCCGTCGCGCCCTTCGAGGTGATCATGGCCACCACGAGGATGCTCATCTGCTGGCCGAGGGTGAGGTGGATGCCCAGGGCCTGCGCGATGAAGAGGGAGGCCAGCGTCATGTAGATGTTGGTCCCGTCCAGGTTGAAGCTGTAGCCCGTGGGGACCACGAGGCCCACGACGCTCTTCGAGAGGCCGATACGCTCCAGCTTCTCCATCAGCGGGATGAGGGCGGATTCCGAGGAGCTGGTGGCGAGGACGAGGAGGAGCTCGCTCTTGATGTAGCTCAGGAGCCGCAGGATGTTGAAGCCCGCGAAGGCGCAGATGGTGCCGAGGACGAGCACCACGAAGACCGCGCAGGTGGCGTAGAAGAGCAGGATCAGGGTGCCCATGGGCAGCAGGGAACGGAGGCCGAACTTGCCGATGGTGAAGGCGATGGCCGCGCCGGCGCCCAGGGGGGCGGTGTAGAGGATCAGGCGCATGACGCCGAAGAGCCACTTGCTGACCTTCTCGAAGCCCGCGACGAGGGGCTGGCGGATGTCGTCCTTCAGGTGGGCCAGCGCGAAGCCGAGCAGGACGGACACGAGCAGGACCTGGAGGATGTCGCCCTCGGTGAACGCGCTGAAGAGCGTCTTGGGGATCATCTTCATGAAATGATCGGCGACGGTCATGTGGGCGGCCTTGTCCACGTAGGTGGCCACGAGCTTGGGGTCCAGCTTGGCGGGATCCACGTGGAAACTGGCGCCCGGCTTGAAGAGGTTGGCCATCGCCAGGCCCACCACGAGGGCGAAGGTGGAGACCACCTCGAAGTAGAGGATGGCCTTGCCGCCGACCCGCCCGGCCTTCTTCATGCTGCCGCTGCCGGCGATGCCGATGACGATGGTCACCATGATCACCGGGGGGATCAGCATCTTGATGAGATTGATGAATCCTTCAGCTACCGGCTGGAGCGCCACGCCCGCCTTCGGGTAGAAGTGCCCGAGCAGCGTCCCGAGGATGATCATCAGGGCGACCCAGTTGTAGAGCTTGGAACCGAAGCGTTTCAGCATGCGTCCTCTCCTGGCGGTGGACATGACAATAAACATCCCCGGAAGGGCAGGGCCTTTCCGAAGCGTAAACCCGGGATCCGGCGGGGAGGGCGAGGCGGTAAAAGCGACCTCAACCTCCTCAAAACTGGGGAGCTGTTAAAGAATTGAATAGACGAAAAGTAGACGGCGACCGAAGGGGTGTCAACCAGTACATTTTTCACGATATTTCTTGAACGGTAAATTCCTACAAGGAGTGAAACCCAGGGGGCCGCGCCGGGGGACAGGGGCCTGGATGCCTGGCACGCCCTGGCCGCGGGCCCCTGGATCGGAGACGCGTGTCGGTTGGATTTGGGGCCTCGGCTGAAATAAAGACATCTTTAGGCGCGGTAGGGGGATCCGGAAGCCGGGTTCCCGGCGCCCGGCCAGGGCCCTGGCGACCCGGAGGGGCAGCGAGGAAGCTCCCCGGGCGCCAGGCACCGGGGAGAGGCCGGACCCGGAGGCGCGGGGTCACGGCGGTCATGAGCCGTTCCGTGGCCTCCTCCGGCCAGGGAACGCTAGGCTGCGCGGGGAGATGCCGGGCCGATGCACATCGCGAATCCCATCTACGACGTGGTGTTCAAATACCTCCTCGACGACGAGAAGGTGGCCCGGATCCTGCTCTCCGCCCTCCTGGGCAAGGAGGTGCTCGATCTCCAGTTCCGCCCCACCGAGGTGCATCAGGAGGCCTCCGGCTCCGGGGGCGCCCAGCTCCTGGTCCTGCGCATGGACTTCGCGGCCATGGTGCGGCTGGAGGATGGAAGCCGCAAGCTGGTCCTGATCGAGATCCAGAAGGCGCGCAGCGCCTGGGATGTGCAGCGGTTCCGGCGCTACCTGGGCACCAACTACGCCAGTCCGGAGAACGTCCACCTGGATGCCGACGGCAGGACGCACCCGCTGCCCCTCGTTACCATCTACTTCCTGGGCGAGGGCCTGGAGCGCGTCGACGTGCCGGTCCTCAAGGTCAACCGCCACTACCTGGACGTGGCCACGGGCGACGAGGTGCGGGTCACGGACCCCTTCGTCGAGGCGCTCACCCACGACGCCATCGTGGTCCAGATCAACCGCCTCAAGAACCGCCGGCGCACCGAACTGGAGCGCCTCCTGGAGGTGTTCGACCAGGGGCTGGCGTCCCGGACGGATCCACACCTGCTGGACATCCTG
Encoded here:
- the dctA gene encoding C4-dicarboxylate transporter DctA gives rise to the protein MLKRFGSKLYNWVALMIILGTLLGHFYPKAGVALQPVAEGFINLIKMLIPPVIMVTIVIGIAGSGSMKKAGRVGGKAILYFEVVSTFALVVGLAMANLFKPGASFHVDPAKLDPKLVATYVDKAAHMTVADHFMKMIPKTLFSAFTEGDILQVLLVSVLLGFALAHLKDDIRQPLVAGFEKVSKWLFGVMRLILYTAPLGAGAAIAFTIGKFGLRSLLPMGTLILLFYATCAVFVVLVLGTICAFAGFNILRLLSYIKSELLLVLATSSSESALIPLMEKLERIGLSKSVVGLVVPTGYSFNLDGTNIYMTLASLFIAQALGIHLTLGQQMSILVVAMITSKGATGVTGSGFITLAATLAVVPGIPVTGMVLILGIDKFMSEARAITNHIGNCVAAVLMAIWEKELDWDTFKAELARGSQSTI
- a CDS encoding GH1 family beta-glucosidase, encoding MGEPRFPEGFLWGASTSAYQIEGSPLADGAGPSNWHRFTQPGGKGAHLAPGGAVACDHYRRWREDLALIRSLGFTSYRFSVSWSRVMPEGRGRVNPAGLDFYRRLVDGLLEAGIRPMTTLFHWDLPAALEDQGGWVNRDTAGWFADYAHTVVQALPGVALWSTLNEPWVVTDAGYLHGDHPPGHRNPAEMPHVAHNLLRAHGMGAQACRAAGARDVGIVINIEPKHPFSYRPEDVAAARRADAYMNRAFLDPLVLGRDPEEMPEIYGAAWPTFPAADYDLIRQPLDHLGLNYYSRSLNVHDPEAPFGQWRAVPHPTHPRTEMDWEVYPEGLTETLLWLRRRYGAIPLYVNENGAAFADPDTAPPEGVRDPLRVDYFRTHLLAVAEAMAQGADVRGYSAWSLLDNFEWAFGFSKRFGIVHVDYATQNRTPKASARFLAEVIATRGACLA